One Paenibacillus sp. FSL H7-0737 DNA segment encodes these proteins:
- a CDS encoding amidase family protein codes for MDNRYGAFIDPQLTVGRLGNGILNGLTFAVKDVYAVAGHSSSAGNPDWLWSHNPSTEHAAVVRQLLRSGATLRGATHTDELMYSLGGENHHYGTPINPRAAGCIPGGSSSGSAVAVASGSVDFALGTDTGGSIRVPSAYCGVYGFRPTHGAVNMEGVIPLSPQFDTVGWMADRMGVLQKVGEVLLGSGRMTEKVMMSIDGNLELNIENGREKNEEEELENNIQKNIEDQIPKSKGNHVEYNSRKDKEDDSQKKMVTLFVATDCWDLVDPKDVSVLANGLNHLRTGADHFFETEIAREGLKVWMDVFRELQGNEIWTTHSAWIEKVKPVFGPDIAARFSWAANFAGKDHSIALNKRAEISTQLRQLLGEDNCLVIPTVPGPAPLRGGGLRQLEENRSGAMMLSCMAGLAGLPQVTLPMLSTNGLPLGLSVIAGHGQDLRLLSWVKEVWRRS; via the coding sequence GTGGATAATCGGTATGGTGCATTTATCGATCCTCAGCTAACAGTCGGACGTTTAGGGAACGGGATATTGAACGGACTGACCTTTGCGGTGAAAGATGTGTATGCGGTAGCAGGGCACAGTTCTTCTGCTGGTAATCCAGATTGGCTGTGGAGCCACAATCCGTCTACAGAACATGCGGCAGTAGTACGTCAGTTGCTCCGATCGGGAGCGACGCTTCGAGGAGCGACTCATACGGATGAGCTGATGTACAGTCTGGGTGGTGAGAACCATCATTATGGAACGCCCATAAATCCCCGTGCCGCAGGTTGTATCCCGGGTGGTTCTTCTAGTGGATCGGCAGTAGCGGTAGCTTCAGGTAGTGTTGATTTTGCGCTCGGAACAGATACAGGTGGTTCTATTCGAGTCCCTTCCGCCTATTGCGGAGTATATGGCTTTCGCCCGACGCATGGTGCTGTGAATATGGAAGGTGTGATCCCGTTATCACCGCAATTTGATACAGTAGGCTGGATGGCAGATCGTATGGGTGTGCTCCAGAAGGTTGGGGAGGTTTTACTTGGAAGTGGACGCATGACTGAAAAGGTAATGATGAGCATAGATGGAAATTTAGAATTGAATATAGAGAACGGTAGGGAAAAAAATGAAGAGGAAGAATTGGAGAATAATATACAAAAGAACATAGAGGATCAGATACCAAAGAGCAAAGGAAATCATGTGGAATATAATTCTAGAAAGGATAAAGAGGATGATTCACAAAAGAAAATGGTGACTTTATTTGTCGCTACGGACTGTTGGGATTTGGTCGATCCAAAGGATGTGAGTGTTCTAGCGAATGGATTGAACCACTTGAGGACTGGTGCTGATCATTTCTTCGAAACTGAAATAGCTCGAGAAGGTTTAAAAGTCTGGATGGATGTCTTTCGAGAGCTACAAGGCAATGAGATCTGGACAACCCATAGCGCCTGGATTGAGAAGGTGAAACCAGTTTTTGGGCCTGATATTGCGGCCCGGTTCTCTTGGGCTGCTAACTTTGCTGGCAAGGACCACAGTATCGCTCTGAATAAACGAGCGGAGATTTCTACTCAATTGCGCCAACTGCTGGGAGAAGATAATTGTCTTGTGATTCCGACAGTACCTGGTCCTGCTCCACTGCGTGGTGGGGGGTTGCGTCAATTGGAGGAGAACCGTAGTGGGGCGATGATGTTGAGTTGCATGGCTGGATTGGCAGGCCTGCCTCAAGTAACATTACCTATGCTCTCTACAAATGGACTGCCGCTGGGATTGTCGGTTATCGCCGGACATGGTCAGGATCTTCGGCTACTCTCATGGGTGAAGGAGGTTTGGCGGCGGTCGTGA
- a CDS encoding RidA family protein, translating to MSKKQVFTGSPWESVVGYSRAIRIGNRIEVAGTTAMQDGEIVGVGDPYAQTKFILHTIEKALNQLDADLSHVIRTRMFVTDISRWEEVGKAHGEFFKDIQPVATMVEVKALIDPLLLVEIEVEAFVE from the coding sequence TTGAGTAAAAAGCAAGTGTTTACGGGTTCACCCTGGGAGTCGGTGGTTGGATATTCTCGCGCCATCCGAATCGGCAATCGTATCGAAGTCGCAGGAACAACAGCCATGCAAGACGGGGAAATAGTCGGTGTAGGAGATCCATACGCGCAGACGAAATTCATTCTACATACCATCGAAAAAGCGCTAAACCAGCTAGATGCTGATTTGTCGCATGTAATTAGAACAAGAATGTTCGTGACAGACATCTCACGCTGGGAAGAAGTCGGCAAAGCACACGGCGAATTTTTCAAAGATATTCAGCCTGTAGCAACCATGGTAGAGGTAAAAGCGCTTATTGATCCACTATTGTTAGTAGAAATAGAAGTCGAAGCATTCGTAGAATAG
- a CDS encoding PucR family transcriptional regulator, translating into MHLTVEEALSIYPLSEAKLIAGSKGKHRIVKSINVMDAPDISDWIKEGEMLLTTAYLIKDNLEDASALLQTLNRRGSSALGIKLGRFWDKVPEQLIAEAESLNFPLIQLPFQFTFSDQMNGLFRAELSRSTHVLQSIMEKQKKLMQFALRSVRSRPLFDSVSEVIGHSLVVVSARGDVIYNNSEYQTSQLLEGWPWQNRNQRFRVEDRTGYRTPLIQGEKCSGYLLYCSIDPLLLPVEESLFVQGAELISYHIHSGYEDYFEQAEQREFSGLLRRCLNGNLSYSDLVQSAVKLEIELLQSPFCLLLTDIATTSEERQSELLRLKEEYTEHPVLRDLKAIHVIVDQGLLSIYPAALQSPEQFRDVIQACFDNLKFDKGYYPRAAISSCKLKPDGLKEAFAEVKECMGMLQFEGVHGNVVHYRQLELSLLLGQIPTEVMEKYCNGTLRGLLSREPEYVREMLRTLEVYLENDGHVNETAKKLFIHRNTATYRIEKLSELLDVDFKKINDLMRLKLVFMFRRMLGRD; encoded by the coding sequence ATGCATCTTACGGTTGAAGAAGCGTTGTCCATTTATCCTTTGTCCGAGGCGAAGCTTATCGCGGGGTCCAAGGGGAAACATCGAATTGTGAAATCGATCAATGTGATGGACGCACCTGATATTTCGGATTGGATTAAAGAAGGCGAGATGCTGCTAACGACAGCCTATTTAATCAAGGACAATCTGGAGGATGCCTCTGCTTTGCTGCAAACACTGAATCGAAGGGGCTCATCGGCCTTAGGTATTAAGCTGGGACGATTTTGGGATAAAGTACCGGAGCAGCTAATCGCAGAAGCGGAGAGCCTTAACTTCCCCTTAATCCAGTTACCGTTCCAGTTCACTTTTTCGGATCAGATGAATGGCCTGTTTCGCGCCGAGCTTAGCCGGAGCACTCATGTTTTGCAGAGCATAATGGAGAAGCAGAAAAAGCTGATGCAATTTGCCTTGCGATCTGTCCGCAGCCGTCCACTGTTTGACTCGGTGTCTGAAGTGATTGGCCATTCACTTGTGGTGGTTAGCGCACGCGGGGATGTAATCTATAACAATTCTGAATATCAGACCTCACAGCTGCTGGAGGGGTGGCCCTGGCAGAATCGTAATCAACGTTTTCGTGTAGAAGATCGTACAGGTTATCGCACACCACTAATACAAGGAGAAAAGTGCTCGGGATATTTATTGTATTGTTCCATCGACCCTTTATTGCTCCCGGTGGAAGAGAGCTTGTTCGTTCAGGGTGCTGAACTTATTTCATATCATATTCACTCAGGATACGAGGATTATTTTGAACAGGCAGAACAAAGGGAGTTCAGTGGATTGCTGAGACGTTGTCTAAATGGTAACTTATCTTACTCCGATTTAGTACAGTCTGCTGTAAAGCTGGAGATAGAGCTGCTTCAATCGCCATTCTGTCTCTTATTAACCGATATTGCTACGACGAGTGAAGAACGCCAAAGTGAGCTGCTTAGATTAAAAGAAGAATACACTGAACACCCCGTACTGCGGGATTTAAAGGCCATTCATGTGATTGTAGACCAAGGATTATTGTCCATCTATCCGGCAGCTCTTCAGAGTCCTGAGCAATTTCGTGATGTAATCCAGGCTTGTTTTGACAACCTGAAGTTTGACAAGGGGTATTATCCACGAGCTGCGATAAGTAGTTGTAAATTGAAGCCGGATGGGCTGAAGGAGGCTTTTGCGGAGGTGAAGGAATGTATGGGGATGCTTCAGTTTGAGGGAGTGCATGGGAATGTTGTGCATTATCGGCAGCTTGAGCTTTCCTTGCTTCTTGGGCAAATCCCGACAGAGGTCATGGAGAAATATTGCAACGGAACGCTTAGAGGACTGCTTAGTCGTGAGCCGGAGTATGTGCGAGAAATGCTGCGGACGCTGGAGGTTTATCTAGAGAACGATGGGCATGTCAATGAGACAGCCAAAAAGTTGTTTATTCATCGGAACACGGCTACCTACCGGATCGAGAAGCTCAGTGAGCTCTTGGATGTCGATTTTAAAAAAATAAATGATCTAATGAGGCTGAAGTTAGTGTTCATGTTTCGGAGAATGCTTGGGCGGGACTAA
- a CDS encoding XdhC family protein, whose protein sequence is MNTHEIATHIQTHKAPAVLATLIEVEGHSYRKPGAVMLFFEGGTIGSLSPGCVESDLELRTSEIWERGLPEIVEYNMLSSDDLSWGETVGCGGKIKVVLEPVQGQLYKLLVQASDRLARGEKLILFREAVENGFAYKLELDPDNELPQSKKYPKLSHSAKENLAAGRFMAAPAELTAFHASFVPKPRLVIFGGGLDVVPIAELADRVGFRVAVADWREGSLHNKFPRAEQVICSPMEVVQRLGVAREDYVLICSHQLGRDRQFLESVIPLAPLYIGIMGSKARIALLLEGLEAPASLHAPVGLPIGGEGPEEIAVSIIAEIIQIRRVGSRELPKGADSIEGSRHIFGSGAEQADGCVQGFTEIVAGGLTRERRA, encoded by the coding sequence GTGAATACACATGAGATCGCAACGCATATTCAAACCCATAAGGCGCCTGCGGTGCTGGCAACACTGATTGAGGTAGAGGGACACTCGTATCGTAAACCCGGGGCAGTGATGTTGTTTTTTGAAGGGGGCACGATTGGGAGTCTGAGTCCAGGTTGTGTGGAAAGCGATCTGGAGTTACGTACCTCTGAGATATGGGAACGAGGGCTGCCCGAGATTGTGGAATACAATATGTTGTCTTCGGATGATCTGTCCTGGGGTGAGACTGTCGGCTGTGGAGGCAAAATCAAAGTGGTGCTTGAACCCGTGCAGGGTCAGCTCTACAAGCTTTTGGTGCAGGCGAGTGACAGATTGGCTAGGGGAGAGAAGCTAATTCTGTTCCGCGAAGCAGTGGAGAACGGTTTTGCCTATAAGCTGGAGCTGGATCCAGACAATGAACTGCCGCAGAGCAAGAAATATCCGAAATTATCCCACTCGGCAAAAGAAAACCTAGCAGCAGGTCGCTTTATGGCCGCTCCAGCAGAATTGACAGCATTTCATGCGTCTTTCGTGCCTAAACCGCGGCTTGTGATTTTTGGTGGTGGGCTTGATGTGGTTCCGATTGCGGAACTTGCTGACAGAGTTGGCTTTCGGGTTGCGGTTGCGGATTGGCGCGAAGGAAGCTTGCACAATAAGTTTCCTCGAGCTGAACAAGTAATTTGTTCCCCTATGGAGGTTGTTCAGCGATTAGGCGTAGCTCGAGAGGATTATGTATTGATTTGCAGTCATCAACTTGGGCGGGATAGACAGTTCCTGGAGAGTGTGATTCCGCTTGCTCCTCTATATATAGGGATTATGGGTTCGAAGGCGCGGATAGCTCTTTTACTGGAAGGGCTTGAGGCTCCTGCATCTTTGCATGCACCTGTAGGGTTGCCGATTGGAGGAGAAGGTCCGGAGGAGATTGCGGTCAGTATTATAGCAGAAATTATTCAAATTAGAAGGGTGGGCTCACGAGAGCTGCCCAAAGGAGCGGATAGTATTGAAGGTAGCAGGCATATATTTGGCAGCGGGGCAGAGCAGGCGGATGGGTGTGTCCAAGGTTTCACTGAAATTGTCGCAGGAGGTCTCACTCGGGAGCGTCGCGCTTAG
- a CDS encoding NTP transferase domain-containing protein: MSKVSLKLSQEVSLGSVALSELDRCNLEPLIVVVRADDNLEWLPPAIEPQGSRRTETCLTAHLGLSFSLRCGLNAVLPLQPDAVVVALADQPFITTALVNRLIQTFEQSPEMDYVASVSNGSAMPPALFSKTLFPALQGLDGDRGAAGILRSPDYKGIVLESESAHYFMDADTREDFGEIQEQWILRNGK; encoded by the coding sequence GTGTCCAAGGTTTCACTGAAATTGTCGCAGGAGGTCTCACTCGGGAGCGTCGCGCTTAGTGAATTGGATCGTTGCAATCTAGAACCGCTAATCGTGGTAGTGCGTGCGGATGACAACTTGGAATGGCTGCCACCCGCGATTGAACCGCAAGGCTCCAGACGCACCGAAACTTGTTTAACCGCACATCTAGGATTGTCTTTTTCACTGCGCTGCGGCCTTAATGCGGTATTACCTTTACAGCCCGATGCAGTAGTTGTGGCGCTTGCGGATCAGCCATTTATTACTACAGCATTAGTGAACCGTCTAATACAAACGTTTGAACAATCTCCGGAGATGGATTATGTCGCTAGCGTCAGCAATGGGTCGGCTATGCCTCCGGCTTTGTTCTCGAAGACGTTGTTTCCAGCACTACAGGGATTAGATGGAGATCGAGGAGCGGCGGGGATATTGCGTTCACCTGATTATAAGGGGATTGTTCTGGAATCTGAGTCTGCCCATTATTTCATGGACGCAGATACAAGAGAAGATTTTGGTGAGATTCAGGAGCAATGGATTCTGAGAAATGGAAAGTGA
- a CDS encoding BMP family ABC transporter substrate-binding protein: MKKRGQFITSCLALMVLMTVALVGCGSNNNTSTNATEAPATTTAATEATATTEPAAKKPTVAFVYIGPPGDGGYTYQHDQGRLYMEKELGIKADFVENVPESADAERIITELAQSHDIVFTTSFGYMDFTLNVAGKFPNVKFLHASGYKTAENMGTYFGKNYQASYLSGIAAGKMTKNNQLGYVGAFPISEVIYNLNAYTLGAQSVNPDVKVNVVWTNTWYDPTTERQAAISLLDKGADVLLAYQDSPATLQAAAERGAFAGGNDSDMSKYAPDNYLTNPVWNWGPYYVKAVQAVMDGTWKSEQYSGDMADGMVELAPFGNKIPDDVKKLVEDAKAKIISGELEVFTGPISDNQGNVKVQEGQKLTLEEVLGMNWLVKGVEGTIPQ, translated from the coding sequence ATGAAAAAAAGGGGTCAGTTCATAACATCTTGTCTTGCATTAATGGTTCTAATGACGGTGGCTTTGGTGGGGTGTGGCAGCAATAATAATACTTCTACAAATGCAACGGAGGCACCAGCGACAACTACAGCGGCAACAGAGGCAACTGCAACAACAGAACCGGCTGCAAAGAAACCGACGGTTGCTTTTGTTTATATCGGACCTCCAGGGGATGGCGGCTACACGTACCAACATGATCAAGGACGGCTGTATATGGAGAAGGAGCTGGGGATTAAAGCTGACTTTGTAGAAAATGTCCCTGAAAGTGCTGACGCCGAACGAATCATCACAGAGCTTGCGCAATCACACGACATCGTGTTTACAACGAGCTTCGGATATATGGATTTTACATTAAATGTAGCGGGCAAATTTCCCAACGTGAAGTTCCTGCATGCTTCGGGTTACAAAACCGCAGAGAACATGGGAACCTACTTCGGGAAAAACTATCAGGCCAGCTATCTGAGCGGCATTGCGGCAGGAAAAATGACCAAAAACAATCAGCTGGGTTATGTGGGCGCTTTTCCGATCAGCGAAGTGATTTATAACTTGAATGCTTACACCCTTGGGGCACAAAGTGTCAATCCTGATGTAAAGGTGAATGTGGTGTGGACGAATACATGGTATGACCCGACGACTGAACGTCAAGCGGCAATCAGCTTGCTGGATAAGGGTGCGGATGTGCTTTTGGCCTATCAGGATTCACCTGCAACCCTGCAGGCTGCTGCTGAACGAGGGGCTTTTGCCGGGGGAAATGACTCGGATATGAGCAAATACGCTCCGGACAATTATTTGACGAACCCGGTATGGAATTGGGGGCCGTATTACGTAAAAGCTGTGCAGGCAGTTATGGATGGAACCTGGAAGAGCGAGCAATATTCCGGTGATATGGCTGACGGTATGGTGGAGCTGGCTCCTTTCGGGAACAAGATCCCAGATGATGTGAAAAAGCTTGTCGAAGACGCCAAAGCCAAAATTATCAGTGGTGAGCTTGAGGTTTTCACAGGTCCGATCTCAGATAATCAAGGGAATGTGAAGGTTCAGGAGGGTCAGAAGCTGACCTTGGAGGAAGTGTTGGGCATGAACTGGCTCGTAAAAGGTGTGGAAGGAACTATCCCGCAATAA
- a CDS encoding ABC transporter ATP-binding protein — MRGTSVEMRGIVKKFGSVTASDQVDFSANAGEIHALLGENGAGKSTVMSMLSGVYRADEGEIFIHGKGAQIRSPKDAAQLGVGMVFQNFRLVQSLTAAENIVLGEKSSFWRGRKWMKNKCEEIEALAERFGLNFPVDRPIWQLSVGEQQRVEIVKTLYRGADIIILDEPTSVLTPGEVEQLFETLRVMKQAGKTVIMTTHKMKEVMASSDRISVMRKGKMIATLTTADTDELELARLMVGKEVTITRQEREATEGDSLLEVKDVDVYADHGRKALDHFSLNVCKGEIVGVAGVAGNGQKELAEVLTGLRGWKSGEITFDGKTVESASVRGAIDSGISHVPENRMKSGLAGRLGSVDNLLFKSYRSEEHSKFGFLKSAKNRLWSQELVQRFNVKTPELETPVQQLSGGNQQKLLFAREISHRPKLMVAVHPTQGLDVGATAGVHDLLMELRGSGSGVLLISEDLDELLQLSDRILVIYNGSIIGESTHEEANRESIGLLMAGIHNREESAV; from the coding sequence ATGCGGGGAACTTCAGTTGAAATGCGGGGGATTGTGAAAAAATTCGGCTCGGTAACCGCCAGTGATCAAGTCGACTTTTCGGCAAATGCGGGTGAGATTCATGCGTTGCTTGGGGAGAATGGGGCCGGGAAGAGCACGGTGATGAGCATGCTGTCAGGGGTGTACAGAGCAGATGAAGGAGAAATCTTCATTCATGGGAAAGGTGCTCAGATCCGTTCTCCTAAAGATGCTGCGCAGCTGGGTGTAGGTATGGTGTTTCAGAACTTTAGGCTGGTGCAAAGCCTCACAGCAGCAGAAAATATCGTGCTTGGCGAAAAGTCGTCTTTCTGGCGCGGCCGTAAGTGGATGAAGAACAAATGCGAGGAGATAGAGGCATTAGCGGAACGGTTTGGACTGAATTTCCCGGTGGATCGCCCGATCTGGCAGTTGTCCGTGGGTGAGCAGCAGCGTGTTGAAATCGTTAAGACGCTGTATCGCGGGGCTGACATTATTATTCTGGATGAACCAACCTCTGTATTGACCCCGGGAGAGGTGGAACAGCTATTTGAAACGCTGCGGGTCATGAAGCAGGCAGGAAAAACGGTCATTATGACTACTCATAAAATGAAAGAGGTTATGGCGTCCTCCGATCGGATTTCCGTCATGCGCAAAGGGAAAATGATCGCCACACTGACCACTGCAGATACAGATGAACTGGAGCTGGCTCGTCTGATGGTGGGCAAGGAAGTAACCATCACCCGTCAAGAACGGGAAGCCACTGAAGGGGATTCTTTATTAGAAGTGAAAGATGTGGACGTATATGCCGATCACGGGCGAAAAGCACTGGATCACTTCTCTCTGAACGTATGTAAAGGGGAGATTGTAGGCGTAGCTGGGGTAGCTGGCAACGGGCAAAAGGAACTGGCTGAAGTGTTAACAGGTCTTAGAGGCTGGAAAAGTGGTGAAATCACGTTTGATGGAAAGACGGTGGAATCGGCTTCGGTTAGAGGGGCAATTGATTCAGGAATCTCCCACGTGCCGGAGAACCGGATGAAGAGCGGTTTAGCTGGACGCCTCGGATCGGTGGATAATCTTTTGTTTAAGTCTTACCGCTCAGAGGAGCACTCCAAATTTGGTTTCTTGAAGTCCGCGAAGAACCGTTTGTGGTCACAGGAGCTGGTCCAGCGCTTTAACGTCAAGACACCTGAGCTCGAGACGCCAGTACAACAGTTGTCAGGTGGTAATCAGCAGAAGCTGCTCTTTGCACGTGAGATCAGTCATCGGCCGAAGCTGATGGTCGCCGTTCATCCGACACAAGGGCTGGATGTAGGTGCCACGGCTGGTGTTCACGACCTTCTTATGGAGCTGCGTGGTTCAGGTAGTGGCGTGTTGTTAATTTCGGAGGATTTAGATGAATTGCTTCAGTTGTCCGACCGGATTCTAGTGATCTATAACGGCTCAATTATTGGTGAGAGTACACATGAGGAAGCGAATCGAGAGAGCATCGGACTACTAATGGCTGGTATTCATAATAGAGAGGAGAGCGCCGTATGA
- a CDS encoding ABC transporter permease, which yields MSLENGRNTAAAVLEPLPSHSGKRFSLRFEYDASRIRSPWWTPIVSIILALLLCALFIAANGMNPVLVYEKMFRGAFGTAYGLTETMVKAIPLLLCGLGIAVAYRISVWNIGAEGQLTVGAMAATAVTIYFPDLPSFWSLSLMLLFGIAAGALWGLLTAIPRTHFGVNELITSLMLNYVALLALDYVVFGPWKDPKGFNFPGSPMFTAAQSLPVLGSTRLHIGLLFGLIAVVIYYLMIRFTKWGYELRLIGANPVAARYAGIPIKRHIIIVMLISGGLAGIAGMAEVSGVTHKLMQGISPGYGYTAIIVAWLAKLNPLGLIVTSILFGGLIVGGYSVQTIGLPSSISEMLQGSILFFLIAGDMIYRFRIRRSRVQLKGGR from the coding sequence ATGAGCCTGGAGAATGGAAGAAATACCGCAGCAGCAGTACTGGAACCCCTCCCCTCCCACTCCGGAAAACGATTCTCTCTACGTTTCGAATACGATGCCAGCCGCATCCGTTCTCCTTGGTGGACACCTATTGTGTCTATAATTTTAGCGCTATTGTTGTGTGCCCTATTTATTGCGGCGAATGGCATGAATCCGGTGCTGGTCTATGAAAAAATGTTCCGTGGCGCATTTGGCACTGCGTATGGGCTCACGGAAACGATGGTTAAAGCGATCCCGCTACTCCTATGTGGGCTTGGGATTGCTGTGGCTTACCGCATTTCGGTATGGAATATTGGAGCAGAAGGTCAGCTAACCGTTGGGGCTATGGCGGCCACAGCCGTCACGATTTATTTTCCTGACTTACCTTCATTCTGGTCCCTGAGCTTAATGCTGCTGTTCGGGATTGCCGCGGGTGCGCTTTGGGGACTGCTGACAGCTATTCCGCGGACGCATTTTGGAGTGAATGAGCTAATCACTTCATTAATGCTGAATTATGTTGCCCTATTGGCGCTCGATTACGTGGTATTCGGACCCTGGAAAGATCCTAAAGGATTTAATTTCCCGGGATCACCTATGTTTACTGCGGCTCAGTCGCTGCCTGTTCTCGGAAGTACAAGATTGCATATTGGATTGTTATTTGGACTTATCGCCGTTGTGATTTATTACTTAATGATTCGTTTTACCAAGTGGGGTTACGAGCTCCGTCTGATTGGGGCTAATCCTGTTGCAGCCAGATACGCGGGGATTCCTATCAAGCGCCATATTATTATCGTCATGCTGATCAGTGGGGGACTCGCCGGGATCGCTGGCATGGCGGAGGTCTCCGGTGTTACACACAAGCTGATGCAGGGCATTTCACCGGGGTATGGATACACCGCCATTATTGTGGCTTGGTTGGCCAAATTGAATCCACTCGGTCTAATCGTTACTTCTATTTTATTCGGTGGCTTAATTGTTGGCGGATATAGTGTTCAAACCATCGGGCTGCCCTCATCGATATCAGAAATGCTGCAGGGCTCCATCCTGTTTTTCTTGATTGCTGGCGATATGATCTATCGTTTCCGCATTCGTCGTAGCCGGGTTCAACTGAAAGGGGGGAGATAG
- a CDS encoding ABC transporter permease yields the protein MDFTTQLLIAAISAGTPLLLATLGGILNERAGIIQLGAEGLMLMGAVTTCIVYIRSGNLLLALLATVAVTAVLGLLHSFLCVTLRANQTMSGLAMTLFGSGLSAYLGKPISGIPLPGTSPKLHLAWLENVPFIGKIFGNMDYLTWFSLLLVLALHLLIHRTSWGLHLRAVGDSPATADVMGIRVQLIRYSYVITGAALIGLAGADMVLAYAPTWNEGLTAGRGWIAVGLVIFARWNPLRALFCAYFFGALDSLGFRIQLLGSAVPPYFLKMIPYLVTILVLMYLGYRNRNKPSGTPEALGVPYIREQRF from the coding sequence ATGGATTTTACAACACAGCTACTTATTGCCGCTATTTCCGCAGGGACCCCGCTGCTGCTGGCTACGCTGGGAGGCATTCTAAATGAACGAGCCGGCATTATACAGCTTGGGGCTGAAGGTCTGATGCTGATGGGAGCGGTCACCACTTGTATCGTGTATATTCGCTCCGGAAACCTCTTGCTGGCTCTGCTGGCTACCGTAGCTGTAACGGCTGTGCTTGGTTTGCTGCATTCTTTTCTCTGTGTGACCTTGCGGGCGAATCAAACGATGTCCGGTCTTGCGATGACCTTGTTCGGCAGTGGGTTGAGCGCTTATCTTGGTAAACCGATCAGCGGCATTCCTTTGCCGGGAACCTCTCCTAAGCTGCATCTGGCTTGGCTGGAAAATGTACCGTTCATCGGAAAAATATTCGGCAACATGGATTACCTAACCTGGTTCAGCCTGCTGCTAGTGCTTGCTTTGCATCTGCTAATTCACCGCACTTCATGGGGCCTGCATTTGCGGGCAGTCGGAGACAGTCCGGCTACCGCAGATGTGATGGGGATCCGTGTGCAGCTTATCCGCTACAGCTATGTGATCACCGGTGCTGCTCTCATCGGCCTGGCCGGAGCGGATATGGTATTGGCCTATGCGCCAACCTGGAATGAAGGGCTGACAGCCGGTCGAGGCTGGATTGCGGTAGGGCTGGTGATTTTCGCCAGATGGAATCCGCTGCGTGCCTTGTTCTGCGCCTACTTTTTTGGGGCATTGGATTCACTTGGCTTCCGTATTCAATTGCTGGGCAGTGCGGTTCCGCCCTATTTTCTCAAAATGATTCCGTACCTTGTGACCATTCTGGTCCTGATGTACCTGGGGTACCGCAATCGCAACAAACCATCCGGCACACCGGAGGCGCTGGGAGTTCCTTATATTCGGGAACAAAGGTTTTAA
- a CDS encoding FAD binding domain-containing protein produces MGVIREEDGRLPEVIQPRSLHEAWERKTAFGDSSRYVAGGTLLRTGWENGTDHMPKQLIDLRQITNLGDITLTEFHLSLGALVPLSQCRSNEHLQAVAPALQEAARCIAAPSVRNLATLGGNIASGFGDILPALLVYDAELISFDGKFMTALPLIEWLNNHWSGIKPAADLVAEIRISPTRLESPLTDRLEIFRKVGRREAFTPSLVTVAISASIDEEHRFREVRIAAGGGSGRPQRLSRAEVMLEGVRYTEELLTSLYEGVENSFETYSDPFATELYKKKTAGNLVVSELWKAMNIRS; encoded by the coding sequence ATGGGAGTTATACGGGAAGAGGATGGAAGGCTACCTGAAGTAATTCAACCCCGCAGCCTGCACGAAGCTTGGGAGAGAAAAACGGCGTTTGGAGACAGTTCCCGATATGTCGCAGGAGGAACATTACTGAGAACAGGGTGGGAAAATGGAACGGATCATATGCCCAAACAGCTGATTGATCTTCGGCAAATCACAAATCTCGGCGACATTACCTTAACGGAATTTCACTTATCTCTGGGCGCTCTTGTTCCACTCTCCCAGTGCCGCAGTAATGAGCATTTGCAGGCCGTGGCTCCTGCGCTGCAAGAGGCTGCACGTTGCATAGCGGCTCCGTCGGTGCGTAATCTTGCCACGCTCGGGGGCAATATCGCTTCTGGCTTCGGAGATATTCTACCTGCGTTACTGGTCTATGACGCGGAGTTAATCTCCTTTGACGGCAAATTTATGACGGCACTACCTTTGATAGAGTGGCTAAACAATCACTGGAGCGGGATAAAACCTGCGGCAGATCTTGTGGCTGAGATTCGCATCTCACCTACTCGCTTAGAGAGTCCCTTAACGGATAGGCTAGAAATTTTCCGTAAGGTTGGCCGCAGGGAAGCGTTCACCCCTTCACTTGTAACGGTAGCAATCTCAGCATCGATCGATGAGGAACACCGTTTCCGTGAGGTGCGTATCGCCGCAGGTGGGGGCTCTGGGCGGCCGCAGCGACTAAGTAGGGCTGAAGTTATGCTTGAAGGTGTGAGGTATACAGAGGAACTGTTGACTTCTTTATATGAAGGGGTTGAGAACAGCTTTGAGACGTATAGTGATCCCTTTGCAACAGAACTTTACAAGAAAAAGACTGCTGGGAATTTGGTTGTATCTGAGCTGTGGAAGGCTATGAATATACGGAGTTAA